DNA from Xiphias gladius isolate SHS-SW01 ecotype Sanya breed wild chromosome 9, ASM1685928v1, whole genome shotgun sequence:
ATCATCGCTTTTAGCAGAGAATTCGGGCTTATTATACAGTAGTAACAACACAGAAAAGCTTAAGAAACTGTAGAAAACTTGAACATGTTCAACACTTTACAATCAAATTATTTCACATTCTGGTTCCGATCTTCATTCtattaatgaaataaatctcTAGTAACCTGAAACAATATGTTTCATTGGAAATTACAATCAGAGCTGCTATTTCATATATTCTACAACATACAATCCTGTATGCATTagcacaatatactgtatgctcaGTTTACTTGAACCCTATATTATGGACATATAAATGTCTGACAATATTATCTTTTATGTACATTTGACTTGGgatcattctttctctctccttttttctgacTTAAAATACGTATATGAAAGTTGTAAAACGGAAACAACAGAGGAGGTCCATCCTGTCTAGAAATAACCTTAATAATGAGTTCTGGATGGTCTACTTTCCAGTTGCAGGATTCTTAACTCGCGgagtctttgttttgtttgctttctctgcCTTCTCCTTTTTAACCTCGTCCTTCTTCGCTGCCGCCTCATTCCCCTCGACCTCCTCATTCTCCGGCTTGGTGGGGACTTTCCTGAGCTTGTGTTTGCCTTTGACGAGAGCTGAGAAGGTGAGCGAGGACTTGATGAAGTCCAGAGGGAAGATGCCCACGTCTCCGTCGAAACGGTTCTTGGTCACCTGCAGGGACCTGCGGCCAGGACACGTCACCAGCTTCTTCTCCTGCAAAATGAGGACGTTGTCGGCTTCTTGGCTGGCCTGGAGGGGATTAAAGATCAAGATGCGTCTTAGTTATGTCAAATAACAAAGATTTGCAAACAGTATGGCTGGGTGTTGTTGGAAATTTTTTGTTATCTGTGCCAAAATGATACCCAGGTTTCAGGTACTGGTACCAAAACGAACAAAACTTTCTGCTACACCTTTGTTCGAAGCCAAACTTCTcgtatgcatgtttgtgtttaatttagTCTTAACATAATGCAGCTGTGCAAGAGCCTTGTCTacacaatatagtctaaaattagaaaaaacgattttaaataaggaaaaattTGATCCAAAAATAAGAAGACACGACTAAAAATCTGTCCACATTCATACCAACTGTGGGTACTTGATAGTTTTTGACATTTGgtgctacagacacatttcgATCGGTACCCAAAAACTATTAAGATTTGAACCGCAGTGAAGAGGGACATATATCTGAGTAAttacatgtgtgtttatttatttattcagatcCCAATCAGCTCCCTCTATTGGTAGCACCTCTTCATGGGGTCCACACATCTCACCAAAGGATACTCATAACcaatgaaaaaacattgaagATATATTAGAGTAAAATAAAGTACATGCATTAATTATAACACACGATGTTTTCAACtatgtgtgtatgatttttttcatttcaactgcCAGGCTTTCGTGAGGTTGTGTTCAGCAATCAATCGATTCATTTTTTCTAGTCTTGGTTAATAAGGATTACAATCAAATCTTTTCAAAATCTAATTTATTAAATCAATTTGATTTAAATCTGTTCACTGACTCCTATATAGTCGTTATTTAGACCATGATGAAATAGCTGAAATGAATTTGTTCCTTCTGTTTTCCTCCCAGTTTGATTCAAGTGAAAACTAACCTATTGCAGCCCAGtttcttaaaaaacataaagataaaacatttcccTGTCTTACCTTGGCAGAACCAAAGATAGATGCTGTTTGCAGTTCACGGTCATCCTCTTCTTTCCTGGGGTGAATGATCAGAGTGATGTGGCAGCTGGTGTTGGTGGCAAACTTCCTGAATGCCCCGATAATGTGGTCCTGGACTGCAAACCTGGATCACATTAACCAGCATTTATTTCCGTATTTGTCATGGACACTGCACCTTTAAAAGAACTGTGCCCGATGAAGCAGAGGGATGATTTTTTTATCTTCCTTATTTGTCAAAGCCAAACTCTTACTCACTTGTCTACTGAGAGGTTTTCCTGCCCCATCATGAACTGCAGGTTGTCAATTACAACGTGGTTAATATCATAGAGGTAGACAGCATGTTGCATAGTGTCCAGCACTGTCCTATGGGAAAGGTTGAGAGGTTGGAGAAGGGTGAGACCAGGTACAGGCTTCCGGACTAATACATACCAACTCATCAAATGTATCAAtactaatcaattcattgtttggtctatTAAATGACAgacaatagtgaaaaatggccatcacaTTTTCCCCCGAGTAGCAAGGTGATGTCTGCCAACCTCTTGTTTTCCCCAACCAACTCTCCACGAAACCCAAATATACTCTGTATAAAATGATGGAAATCAAACAGAAGCAGAACATCCTGACATTCcaggagctggaaccagaaagtgtttggtatttttcattaaaaaaaaaaaaataataataatattaattaattaatcaatgaatggATTACCATAACAGCCAATTAagtttctgttgatcaactgaTTAATCGcctaatcattgcagctctcttttttatcttaaatttgGTACAATATCCAAGACTTTGAAGAAAGCTCTGGCACACTCTTACAGGTATTACTGAAGTAATCCCATTGAATCACTCGATGTTCTGTGCTTGCCTTACACTGACTAAAAATGAGGTATTACATAATACCGACTGCgattgaaaagaaacaaggctgcatccatgagaaaaaaaaaaaaaaaaagacaactagCTGGATTCCTGGGGGATTGATAAACCTTACTTGATGTTCTGCTGCCCATGGAAAGTCATGAAGAAGAGCGGCAGCTCTTCAAACTTGTCCGCCCAGAAGTCGTACTGCTCCAGGTTCTCCTCCAGCCTCTGCATGGCAAACTGTGTGAGCATGATCTTAGCCAGACGCACGTTGTTGATCTCAAAGCTGCCCCATAACGTGTTGACGCCCTGCATGCAAAGGTCCAGGGCCAACTCACTGATAAAGGTGGTCTTCCCACTGCCAGTAGGACCTGGTAAACAAAGAAACgtaaataacataaacatatattaaGATAAACTATATATGTTTGAATGTAAACTGTGCAGAGTGGATAAGAGATAATAAAGTAGATAGTCACATATACAAGTGTTTACACCTCATAGTCAAACTGGTACACAGCCCAGCCTTCCTGCCccaaatatattatttttcaggactggtggattaaaaataaactttggcCTGCTGTGcgtttgaatgttttcttttttctttttatttcctatgCTTTACGATCTGCGATCCATATTTAAACAGATGATATGCATCAGTgccaaacttaaaaacacagaactggAACCTGCTATTACTTACAAACAgatttacaataacaaaattaagtttttaaagctgccttagttgagttttgagtttttggccactaaaatgcactgaaacaaaatgaaaacacaacatttaatacatatattttttgaaGCCTGTTGCCAGCTTTGTCTCTCTGCCGTTTGGTGATGGGCAGGTATTGTATAGGTAttgtttatcagagctttttttctttgttttgttttgtttttttgctgaaaaccgCTACCTGCTGTGGACTTTGGAGCTTAAAAAAGCccaaaaagagctgaaagatgccaaaatgctccatagagctgagagcagctgcagagttgggttataattctctgtgggtttgtcactatgtgCAACACCTTTCTAAGGTGATGTTTGTTGACATCACTATTAAACATGTACAAACCAGGACTATACTCTTAGTTATAATTACTtgagaaacacacataaaaaaaagcaaatgctgCTTAAACATCATGTTTCCTTATACCTGTGAAAATTGTCAGCTCCCCCTTGCGGTGTCCCTTTAGGATCCGGTTGAGCTCTGGAAACCTCGTCCACTTCACTCCGGCCACCTGCTCTGTATTCACCAGCTCCCCGTACACGTCCTCTCTGAGCTGCTTGAAGGACACTATGGACTTATGGGCCGCTGGGATGGAGGCTTTGATGATGCGGCTTAAGTTTTTCCCTTGTGCTAGCGCCTCGACGGGACACGGCCGGTGCTCCCCGGGTCGCACCAAAGAGCAGCGCCTCAGACCCAGCTTGCGGGAAAAGATCTTTGACGCCTCCCAGGAGCGAATGCTGCCTCCCAGCCACAGGGTCACCCGCTTGAACTGTTCCAGATAGGGCAGCAGGATCGGAGGAAGGCAGCTGACACCACGTGGAAGAGCAACACTGGGGAGCCCTGTGGCCTGACTCACAGCCAGAGTGTCCAGCTCATGACCAGTCAGAACCACCTCAGAGTCCATACGGCCCACCAGGGGGAGGCCAAACAGGTTGTAGTAAGAACTACACTTTGGGACTGTAGCTTCATTATATTTAACTTTCTCAGTGCCTGTGTTTTGGGCGGAGAGGAGCTTCACCCCTTTTAAGGAGGAGTCGGGTCCGCTGAACCAGGGGAAAACCAGACTCTTGGTAGGCTTGAAGAGCCTCACACCAAACTTCTTGAGGGTTGCATTAGAGATCTTTGtgatctgaaacaaaacatttataaatgttatCATCCTGCGAGAAAatagtctgtctttttttaccCCCTGTGCTGAAAATTCACCTTTTCGATTTACCTTTTCTCAGCCCAACTGATTTCAAAGACTATCTACATATTTCACAAACCTGTTCCCATCATTAGGCGGTAGATGGTTCAAAGAAATTTGTCCTGAACTTAATATGTATGCAAATCATCAAACAGGGTATGTCCGGTTTTTCTTCTTATTCTCAGGAATAGATCAGATCAGATAAATCctgtctcttaaaaaaaacaggggaaattattcacatctttgtcttttcaggTTATGAACTTTTACTGCTCAGTCGCCCCTTAAATCATTATCAGCTTTCCACAATTCTGCTGCTAGCCTTTTAGAGACCGATCATCTACTCATTACTcccattttagacttttttttacactggtttTACACTTGTTTTATCTATAATAAGAGCTCAGGCATTTACCAAGCTTTTAAATCCCTGATATGTTTCAAATAGATTTGATATTAAGAAGGCTTCCTAGCAACTGAAAGAAATCTAAcatatatttactatatatcaGTTTTATTCTATTGTTGTTCATactattttgtcagtttttctttacattttttgtcagtttgtagccttttattgttgtaactagtatttttcttttgtttttttagtgtctCGCTTAATGACGTTATATTTACAACAGTTAGAAATGCAAAATCCTTACCAAGAATGAGACAAAATCTACACATTAAAAGATGGACAAAATGTATAATACATGAATTGAAATAATGTGAATGGGGGCTGGTTTACCTTTTCAACCATCATCTTCTTCACTTATTTCCCTCCATTGAGGACANNNNNNNNNNNNNNNNNNNNNNNNNNNNNNNNNNNNNNNNNNNNNNNNNNNNNNNNNNNNNNNNNNNNNNNNNNNNNNNNNNNNNNNNNNNNNNNNNNNNNNNNNNNNNNNNNNNNNNNNNNNNNNNNNNNNNNNNNNNNNNNNNNNNNNNNNNNNNNNNNNNNNNNNNNNNNNNNNNNNNNNNNNNNNNNNNNNNNNNNNNNNNNNNNNNNNNNNNNNNNNNNNNNNNNNNNNNNNNNNNNNNNNNNNNNNNNNNNNNNNNNNNNNNNNNNNNNNNNNNNNNNNNNNNNNNNNNNNNNNNNNNNNNNNNNNNNNNNNNNNNNNNNNNNNNNNNNNNNNNNNNNNNNNNNNNNNNNNNNNNNNNNNNNNNNNNNNNNNNNNNNNNNNNNNNNNNNNNNNNNNNNNNNNNNNNNNNNNNNNNNNNNNNNNNNNNNNNNNNNNNNNNNNNNNNNNNNNNNNNNNNNNNNNNNNNNNNNNNNNNNNNNNNNNNNNNNNNNNNNCAAACACTGATTatgcaaattaaatttatatGTTGAAATGTTATTACCAATTCATTACCATATAAGCAGGATTTATAAGTTAGAGCTCATTTtaacatatgtatatactgttgggtagttaaATCTTTCTTAATGCatattttctaatttcatttataaaatcttaatctgaaaagtactTAGTAACTATGCGTGTCAGAGGatttaatggagtaaaaagtacaatatttttctctgaaatgtagtcgAGTAGAAGTATTAAGTAGCAGAAACTGGAAATGGCCAAGtataagtacctcaaaattgtacttaagtaaatgtacttagttacttttcaccactggaGTTAGTGTCTGTCACTGCTTAAACAATGAGAGTTGCAAAATTTTAAGTTATCTGTAAATTTATATGACCAACTGTAGGTCAAATGAAACTTCGGTTGCTGTGGCTGCTTTGCctgttttaataaaaggcaCGGAGTTAAAGAATGAAATGCCTGACGATGTGAAAATCAGAGCCACTCTGCTCCCATCACCCCTGTGCTCCCCAATGGGAACTGGCACAGCCCGACCCATGCTGGGACATTAAAGTCTCTAAACAAAGCTGCTTTTGCTAAGTTACAAACCTTGAACACtgctctgaaaaacaaattgtcattttatccCCAACTAAGCTCATGTTATATGTCTGCTCCgttataaatgtatgtaaatgtctCTGGGATAATGTAGGCTCCCTTCCCAGTGGAGGACAGTGGCCTCGGTGCCCGCCACAAGCTAAAAACAATTGAGTAGCATGGTGTCTTGAGAATATCCAGTGCGAACATGTttcctgaccccccccccagggcTGTTgacaatgaacatttttttccccaagctGATGCAAagtgggttttttatttttattttttatctgcaCAAAAGCCAgtgaaaatttaataaattcaaataaataagaCATCAGACTCAACATAAAAAAGTTCTGTCAACAGCTCCGGTGGTTAAACAATCATTTCAAGAAGCAACAATGTCAATTCAGTCGAGACCACATAGGTGAGTTCATTATCTACATCAGAAAATCATACAGAACCAACATGATGGACAGTGTCACAGTTTACAGGGGTATACTACAAAGTATTTACGTAACAACAGTGCAAATTGTTAACTCTTTACACCAGTTTCTTTGGCCAACACTTAGAGAAATAACCTACATCtacataaaatatactgtagcttgCATATTTAATCAGCAGGATGTAATAACTGTTATTGAATTCGCAAAAACAAGTGCTTCACTGTGGGTTTGTGTGCAGAAACAAGCTGAATGTAAAACTGGTAGCCAACACGTTAGCTATTTTTACCTAGAGTCCTTAGTACAGTACACAGTACAGTGCAGAGCCATTGTCTATTGTAAACAGATTgtgctggagagagaaagaagcagcagcagcagcaactgtggTCGCAGATTCAGATGAAGCTTCCAACATGTTAAGGATCGTCCACAACTTGTGGATGAGGGAACTTGATTATGGGAGCTTTTATATAATACATGGTTAAGTACAGCAACATGTTGAACTCAGTAGAAACTGCAATCCTTTTACAGactttaaactgaatataaaatgtaacCCAACGAGAACACCTCCAGTGAATCGCACCTATAAATTAGCATGGATCAGAAAATCTTATCGATCCCAGTCGCTCTTTTTGAGCACTGTGAGTACATTAAAAATGAAGGGACAGAGATTCAGATTTCAATCTGTCTGATACATATGGGAAATCCGTGCAATGAAAAATATCTCATAACTTCAGCTAGAAATCTGAGAATAAAATGCATCTCAGATGTTAAACTGATGCCGAGAATCCCATGGTTGCTGCAATCCCTGCCTTCGCCAACACAAACTCGAACGATCCTCGAAATCTGGCTGTAATCGATTAAGGGGCCATCATGGCCATTTGTAAACCCAGCAGGGTCCTTGAGAGAGAGTGCGAATGGTGATGCGGTCATGCGGGGGTGACAAGACGGGGAGACAAAAGAGgcagcagagagggaaggaatgaagatgaggatgaggatgaaagCGAGTCAAAAGGCTGGAGAGGATGACAAGAGGAAAGCCGTAAAGTCGAAAGCTGAAAGTTGTTTCTGCCAACATTTTCAGCTTGTGTCTTGACCTGTTATCTGCATAGATAACCGGGACATGTCGGTCAGTTGAAGGTGAGGCAAGGTCAAGGGGAGAAATAACCACCGCTCAAAACACTTTTCCGTATGAGCAACAAGGCCGACAAGAACttttagagaaaaacacaaccactgTAAATGTGTAAGAGATCTTAAATGGTTAGGTATGGAGTGGGAAAGCCTGGGTGGCCACATTAAACGGCACGTTCACTCTCTCTCGCAAATCAATTTATATTTCTTACATTTGCGCGAATAGTTTCTAGTCATTAAAGAGACGGGCCTTTATCTGCTACACTGAATCAGATCTTTCTCCCAGTTTGCGGGACTGATGCTTGGCATAAGATCACAGAATCAGCAGAAGTGGGGTAAAATGTCTGAATGCAGAGAGTTTATACCTGCATACAAGAGGCGCATGCTGCACTCAGctgtacacacaaaaagtgacaaTACCTACTgtgcaaagactgaaaaaaaaagagctaagtACGCAAGCGCGCAAGTATTTAAAAGTagtatatatataagtatacaGATTCTTCCATCGTTACCAGCACATTTACCAGTCTGCACAGAGTGCATTGGCTAGACTATATTCTCAATCAGTCGAGGTTCATAATGAACTGGCTTTTGCGGAAAACGAGAAGATGACTGAAAACTCTCCTGTGCAAAAACAGGCCCTATTTTCCCATCATCCGTTCCCCGCATGGCCGACCAGGACATGGAGGTCAAAATGTTTGCTCTCCGCCTCTACCTGCAAAGACGACATTGCTCCACGCAAGCAAACaggcgagaaaaaaaaaaaacaaacgaaaaaaccCCCCTGTCCTCTCTTCATGGTGGTGAGCCAAACACTGCTGTTACTGTCAGCGACGCTCTGACAGATGCGCGCTGCGGGTCACCAGAGAGGACTGCCGCCGAGCCGCTGCCACAAGAGCTGATTGGACACTTGGCTGGAAAGACAGAGCTTTATATACCACTGGCTGAGGCACGTTTACAGACTACTCAAGAGATTCATTTCAGTCACTTCCCTCTAAGTTACACATGCACCATGTGATCCTGGCGCTGTCCACGTTGCCGAAGAAATACCGTAAGCTCTGCcgttttatgttgttttggcATTGCTCTGATGTCAGGTAAACACTGAGGATGCTCTTGTGTGTCGCACGTGTGAAGGTCCTCTCTACTCTGATTTGGAAACTTGCCACCAGCAgccttttcacagcagaggacaaacacaaatctgtggctgtcattttctgttgttttaacaactagaagaaaacattttttcttttttttccctctctctttgtaacatcttttttttttttttaaaggatccAGTGCTTTGAAATAGTTGGCATGAAACGACCTTCTTGGCGTCTCAGGAGAAGGCAAAGGTCTTAAAAGGTGCAATGAATAATCATCCAAACATTGTGCGTCAGTCTGACAAAGTATCAGTATGTTTATGttgtgtataaatataaaacagcaagTAAGCATATATCTTTACAGCATCTCGTtcgttttttttggttttgt
Protein-coding regions in this window:
- the twnk gene encoding twinkle protein, mitochondrial, with the protein product MITFINVLFQITKISNATLKKFGVRLFKPTKSLVFPWFSGPDSSLKGVKLLSAQNTGTEKVKYNEATVPKCSSYYNLFGLPLVGRMDSEVVLTGHELDTLAVSQATGLPSVALPRGVSCLPPILLPYLEQFKRVTLWLGGSIRSWEASKIFSRKLGLRRCSLVRPGEHRPCPVEALAQGKNLSRIIKASIPAAHKSIVSFKQLREDVYGELVNTEQVAGVKWTRFPELNRILKGHRKGELTIFTGPTGSGKTTFISELALDLCMQGVNTLWGSFEINNVRLAKIMLTQFAMQRLEENLEQYDFWADKFEELPLFFMTFHGQQNIKTVLDTMQHAVYLYDINHVVIDNLQFMMGQENLSVDKFAVQDHIIGAFRKFATNTSCHITLIIHPRKEEDDRELQTASIFGSAKASQEADNVLILQEKKLVTCPGRRSLQVTKNRFDGDVGIFPLDFIKSSLTFSALVKGKHKLRKVPTKPENEEVEGNEAAAKKDEVKKEKAEKANKTKTPRVKNPATGK